In Geminocystis sp. NIES-3709, a single genomic region encodes these proteins:
- the tsaE gene encoding tRNA (adenosine(37)-N6)-threonylcarbamoyltransferase complex ATPase subunit type 1 TsaE, translated as MNKNYQKIILLSDELETKKLGHQLADELTPNSILLLSGNLGAGKTTLIQGLGEALGIKDSIVSPTFTLINEYLEGKIPLYHIDLYRLNSQQIKDLHLENYWTGIEVEPGITAIEWSELLPNLPPNYIKVNLEIDDRLGRKAIIEKIIDNE; from the coding sequence ATGAATAAAAATTATCAAAAAATTATATTACTTAGTGATGAGTTAGAAACGAAAAAATTAGGACATCAATTAGCAGATGAATTAACTCCAAATAGCATTTTGTTATTGAGTGGTAATTTGGGTGCAGGAAAAACAACTTTAATTCAGGGATTAGGAGAAGCATTAGGAATTAAGGACTCGATCGTGAGTCCAACTTTTACTTTAATTAATGAATATTTAGAAGGAAAAATACCTCTTTATCATATTGATTTATATCGTTTAAATTCTCAACAAATTAAAGATTTACACCTAGAAAATTATTGGACAGGCATTGAAGTTGAACCGGGTATAACTGCGATCGAATGGTCAGAATTATTACCCAATTTACCACCTAATTATATCAAAGTTAATTTAGAAATTGACGATCGACTGGGAAGAAAAGCCATCATTGAAAAGATAATTGATAATGAATAA
- a CDS encoding orange carotenoid-binding protein: MPFTIDSARTIFPQTLAADVVPATIARFTQLSAEDQLALIWFAYLEMGTTITIAAPGAASMILAESTLNEIKTMTAQQQSQVMCDLANRADTPICRTYAVWSVNIKLGFWYQLGKFMEEGIVAPIPEGYQLSANANSVLEAIKKLEPGQQITVLRNAVVDMGYDVNKLGNYTQIAEPVTPPQEVSKRTKVSIDGVSNPTVLNYMDNLNANDFDTLIELFLPDGALQPPFKRPIVGKDNILRFFKEECQNLKLIPKHGVTEPADGGYTQIKVTGKVQTPWFGGNVGMDIAWRFLLNPDGKIFFVAIDLLASPKELLNLIR; the protein is encoded by the coding sequence ATGCCTTTTACTATTGATTCGGCTCGTACTATTTTTCCTCAAACCTTAGCCGCAGATGTCGTACCAGCTACGATCGCCAGATTTACCCAATTAAGTGCAGAAGATCAATTAGCCTTAATTTGGTTTGCTTACCTAGAAATGGGTACAACAATTACGATCGCAGCCCCTGGAGCCGCTAGTATGATATTAGCAGAATCAACTCTTAACGAAATCAAAACCATGACAGCTCAACAACAATCACAAGTCATGTGCGATTTAGCTAACCGTGCGGATACTCCTATTTGTCGTACTTATGCTGTCTGGAGTGTAAATATCAAACTTGGTTTTTGGTATCAGTTAGGCAAATTTATGGAAGAAGGAATCGTTGCACCTATTCCTGAAGGTTATCAACTTTCTGCTAATGCCAATTCTGTTTTAGAAGCTATCAAAAAATTAGAACCAGGTCAACAAATTACCGTACTTCGTAATGCAGTGGTTGATATGGGTTATGATGTTAATAAATTAGGGAATTATACACAGATCGCTGAACCTGTAACTCCTCCTCAAGAAGTATCTAAGCGTACAAAAGTATCCATTGATGGGGTCAGCAACCCAACAGTACTTAACTACATGGATAACTTAAATGCTAACGATTTTGATACTTTAATCGAATTATTTCTTCCTGATGGTGCATTACAACCTCCGTTCAAACGTCCCATCGTTGGTAAAGATAATATTCTCCGCTTCTTTAAAGAAGAATGTCAAAACCTCAAATTAATACCTAAACACGGTGTTACCGAACCTGCTGATGGAGGTTATACTCAAATTAAAGTTACAGGAAAAGTACAAACACCTTGGTTTGGCGGTAATGTTGGCATGGATATTGCATGGCGTTTCCTTCTCAATCCCGATGGAAAAATCTTTTTTGTTGCTATTGATTTATTAGCTTCTCCCAAAGAATTATTAAACTTAATTCGTTAA
- a CDS encoding fatty acid desaturase, with amino-acid sequence MSNYWGLVIALVIISLWIVTVSLYQINDFTKVNYLVILLLILWQTFLNTGLFIIAHDAMHGLILPINIKFNHFIGTVALILYAFLFYENLRKKHLLHHRFSGTNLDPDFHNRDNSSFLSWYGEFMTQYLSFNNLFRLCSIVLIIAYYCEITWLHLLLFWALPLILSSLQLFFFGTFLPHRQNNEEEGISSIQSLYLPKFWSLIACYHFSYHQEHHQYPWVPWWKLPSFVK; translated from the coding sequence ATGAGTAATTACTGGGGTTTAGTTATTGCTTTAGTGATTATTTCTCTTTGGATAGTAACAGTTTCTCTTTATCAAATTAATGACTTTACTAAAGTTAATTACTTGGTAATTTTATTATTAATTCTGTGGCAAACTTTTTTAAATACGGGATTATTTATTATTGCCCATGATGCTATGCACGGTCTAATTTTACCGATAAATATTAAATTTAATCATTTTATTGGTACGGTTGCTTTGATTTTATATGCTTTTTTATTCTATGAAAATTTAAGAAAAAAACACTTATTACATCATCGTTTTTCTGGAACTAATCTTGATCCAGATTTTCACAATAGGGATAATTCAAGTTTTTTAAGTTGGTATGGAGAATTTATGACTCAATATCTCAGTTTTAATAATTTATTTCGATTATGCTCAATTGTGTTAATAATTGCTTATTATTGTGAAATTACTTGGCTTCATTTACTATTATTTTGGGCATTACCTTTAATTTTAAGCTCATTACAACTATTCTTTTTTGGCACTTTTTTACCTCATCGTCAAAATAACGAAGAAGAGGGTATATCCTCTATTCAAAGTCTTTATTTACCAAAATTTTGGTCATTAATTGCCTGTTATCATTTTAGTTATCATCAAGAACATCATCAATATCCTTGGGTGCCTTGGTGGAAATTACCTTCTTTTGTAAAATAA